A single window of Deltaproteobacteria bacterium DNA harbors:
- a CDS encoding ABC transporter ATP-binding protein, producing the protein MSAKLLEVQGLCKDFGGLRAVDDLDFYIQEGEIFSIIGPNGSGKTTLFNVITGFHQATRGKVVFAGENITNLKPFRIAQKGIARTFQITAVFSRDTVLDNLIIGHRLRIRAALLGTILGGRRHSQEEAECRQKAEELLEFVGLTHERKMIAGNLTQEAQKRLSIGMALATEPQLLLLDEPTGGVNLREISSLITLIEKIKEKRITIVLIEHKMKVAMELPDRIMVLSYGRKITEGTPKEVGQDQRVIEAYLGKSYAAKSA; encoded by the coding sequence ATGAGCGCCAAGCTTCTCGAAGTGCAAGGATTATGCAAGGATTTTGGCGGGCTGAGAGCCGTTGACGATCTTGACTTTTATATTCAGGAAGGTGAGATTTTTAGCATCATTGGTCCTAATGGATCAGGAAAAACAACCTTGTTTAATGTCATTACCGGTTTTCATCAGGCCACGAGAGGAAAGGTGGTCTTTGCCGGGGAAAATATTACTAACCTGAAGCCTTTCCGGATTGCCCAAAAAGGAATTGCCCGAACTTTTCAAATCACTGCCGTTTTCAGCCGGGATACGGTCCTGGATAATTTGATTATCGGACATCGCCTGCGAATCAGAGCGGCTCTCCTGGGGACTATATTGGGGGGGCGTCGTCACAGCCAAGAGGAAGCAGAATGCCGGCAAAAGGCCGAAGAGCTATTGGAATTCGTTGGGTTAACCCATGAACGGAAGATGATCGCCGGCAATCTCACTCAAGAAGCTCAAAAGCGGTTATCCATAGGCATGGCCTTAGCCACTGAACCCCAATTACTTCTGCTGGATGAACCCACCGGTGGAGTTAATTTAAGGGAGATTAGTAGCCTGATCACCCTCATCGAAAAGATCAAGGAGAAAAGGATCACTATAGTCCTTATCGAGCACAAAATGAAGGTAGCGATGGAACTACCCGACCGCATAATGGTTCTTAGCTATGGGCGAAAGATTACCGAAGGGACGCCCAAAGAAGTCGGCCAGGACCAACGAGTAATCGAAGCTTACCTGGGGAAAAGCTATGCTGCTAAGAGTGCATGA